A window of the Pseudomonas gozinkensis genome harbors these coding sequences:
- the qhpE gene encoding subtilisin-like serine protease QhpE, whose product MKPELRIGVVDSGHSAAQRVQVIAGRRFSLLEDGLAESDLRDDPLGHGSAVIEAISRRAPAAQICVAQVFDQRGVTSALQISAAIDWLVTQDVRLINLSLGLRQDRSLLREACAAAVARGVLLCASSPAQGAAVFPASYPQVLRVTGDARCTDEQWSWLDSAQADFAACVRGTYPGQSGASLGCAALSGHIAGYLLEHPLAGNAELIDWLKQHARYRGPERRLGP is encoded by the coding sequence ATGAAGCCTGAGTTGCGGATCGGTGTGGTCGATAGCGGGCACTCGGCGGCGCAACGGGTGCAGGTGATTGCCGGGCGGCGATTCTCGTTGCTGGAGGATGGTCTGGCGGAATCGGATTTGCGCGACGATCCCCTTGGCCATGGTAGCGCGGTGATCGAGGCGATCAGTCGACGGGCACCGGCCGCACAGATTTGCGTGGCCCAGGTGTTCGATCAGCGCGGCGTCACCAGCGCTTTGCAGATTTCAGCAGCCATTGACTGGCTGGTGACGCAGGACGTGCGGCTGATCAATCTGAGCCTCGGCCTGCGTCAGGATCGCAGCCTGTTGCGCGAGGCCTGCGCGGCGGCGGTGGCCCGTGGAGTGTTGTTGTGTGCATCGAGCCCGGCGCAGGGCGCAGCGGTGTTTCCAGCGAGTTATCCGCAGGTGCTGCGGGTGACTGGCGATGCCCGTTGCACTGATGAGCAATGGTCGTGGCTCGACAGCGCGCAGGCGGATTTTGCCGCGTGTGTTCGCGGCACTTATCCGGGTCAGTCCGGGGCCAGTCTGGGGTGTGCCGCGTTGAGCGGTCACATCGCCGGCTATCTGCTGGAGCATCCGCTGGCGGGCAATGCCGAACTCATCGATTGGTTGAAACAGCACGCTCGTTATCGCGGGCCGGAACGGCGTCTCGGACCATGA